In Halogranum gelatinilyticum, the DNA window AAACACTTACCATGGGAACTGCTCACTCGCACCGCTCTTCGGCCGAACTAAAAAAACGAGACGGTCGCTTAAGTTAGAAACTTACTCGCGCGAACCCGTCAGTTCGATGTCCTTCTCCATCACGTTGGCTGCGCCCATTGCACCCGGCGGCTGGTAGTCGATCCAGTCGTACCAGAACGACTCACCCTTCGGGTGGTAGAGGTTGATGAAGCCGATGTCCTCCCAGTTGGCCTCTTCCATCGTGACGGCTGCCTCGGCACGTGCCTCGGCGGCCTCGTCGGTCGGGGCCTTGTTGTTGAGGATCGTCTGCCACGCTTCCGTGGCTTCCTGTGCGGCCGACCCGTTCTCCTCCGTCCAGTTGAGGTAGGAGATCGGGGCGGTGTCGCCACCGGTGATGGTCTCTTCGGGGTTGAGCAGCTGCAGGAAGTTGTCCGGTGCGGGGTAGTCAGCACCCCACCCGAGCGTGTAGACTTCGAGGTTGCCCTGGCGGCCACGCTGCGTCAGCGTCGCGAACGGCGCGCTCTCGATCTGCATGTCGATGTAGGCCGACGCGAGCTGGTCGCGCAGGATGTTCGCCATCGACTCCCACGTCGAGGACTGGTACTGCGTCCACTGGAGCTCGTAGCGGTTGTCCGGGCCGTAGCCGGCCTCTTCCATGACGCGGCGTGCTTCGTCGAGCTGCGACTCGTTGACACCGTACGGATACTCGCTTTCGACGTGTTCGTTGTACGCGTTCGCGCCACCGGGGTAGATGGCCGGCGGCGTGAGGTGGAACGCGGACTCGCCGCGCTGCTTGAACACTTCGTTGATGATGACGTCACGGTTGACCGCGTAGGCGAACGCCTGGCGGACCGGCTTCGGCACGGCGGCCATGTTGAAGCCGATGTAGTAGGTGACGAGCTCCGAGATGCCCGAGTAGTTCAGCGTCGAGTCGTTACGGACCGGACCGTAGGTACCGAGTTCGCGGCCCTGGTCGTCGGTCTCCTCGACACTGACGAGGCTCGGGTCGTACTTCGAGGTCGGGATACCGAACGCGTCGGCGTTCTTCTCCATCGTGTACGTCCACTGTGCGTCGGGGTCCTCGATGATCTGCCAGTGAACGCCGTCGTTCACCGGGCCCTCGCCGTAGTAGTCGTCGAAGGCCGTGATGTCGACGGAGGTACCCTGTTCCCAGTTTTCGAGCTCGTACGGACCACAGCCGACCGGGTTGCTCGTCGCGAACTCGGTGTACTCCATCGTCCCCTCGTAGCCGGGGACGTCGCCGACGATGTTCTCCGGGTGGACCGCGAAGGCGTTGTACGCGATCATGCCGAGCGCGGAGGCGAACGGCTGCGAGAGCGTGACCTCGACTTCGGTCTCGCTGACCGGCTCGATGGCGAGCGTGCCGGGCGCGTACGTCTCGACTTCCTCGCCGTCGCCGTTGGTCGTCGTCTCCGTCTCGTGTTCGACGCCGAGGACGTCGAGCAGGAAGGAGGAACGACGCGTGTTCTCGGAGGCTGCGAGTCGCTCCCACGAGTACACGAGGTCGTCCGCCGTGACTGCGTCGCCGTTGTGGAACGTGGCCTCGTTCAGGGTGAACGTGTAGGTCAGGCCGTCCTCGGAGACGCTGTAGTCCGCTGCGAGAAGCGCTTCGGTCTGCGGCTCACCGCGCGGGTAGTGAACCAGCGTCTGGTGGATGTTGCTGATGACGTTCGCCGACGCCTCGTCGGTCGAAGCGACGGGGTCGAACGTCGTCACCGTCGAGTTGATATACTGGAGGTAGTTCTCGTTGCCGCCGTCCGACGGCTCGGAGGTCTCCTGACCACCGTCATCCGCGGTGGTCTCGTCCGTACTACCGCCGTCGCCGCCGTCCGTACATCCGGCAAGCGCGACCGCAGAAGCTGCACCACCCGTCGCTTGCAAGAAGCGACGGCGTGAAAGGCTGTTACTGTCTGTCATCCCACCCTCCCTTTTTGATGGGCGCGGTTAAATTTACCGTATTCGAACGATAGTTCACTACGCCGCCTCTTCCGGCGGTTTTCGTGGCAAGACTCGCCATACCTCGGTACTTGTGAACATGAACTTAAGTAGTCGTCGTAGGCTAAAATCCGGACTTCAGTGTCCTTGGTGTTTGTTCACACACTCGACCTGTCAGCCGACGTTTGATTCACGCCCCAACCGCTCTGTCGTTTCGACGCGTTTATATGGATGTGATAGTGAGTCACAGACATGGCGACAGACACGACCACCGTCGACGTGTCGGCTCCCGAGGTCATGGCCTCGGTGGACTCCACCTCTCACTCGGAGGAGCTCGTCATCGCGGACATTACTCGCGATGATGCGTGGCTGTCGCTTCGAGCGTCTGACGCCCCCACCCTCGACGACTGGCGGTAGACGCGACCTCGTTTTCCGTTCTTTCACCCGACGAGCGACAGCCACGACTCGCTGGAACGGTGGGATTTTTGTCGTCGTCTCCCGTCGCTCGGGCTATGAACTACCGGGAGGTCACGGCGAGTCGCGAGTTCGTCGCGCGGCTCGAACACGGTGCGGACTGGCGCGAGGAGATCGAGGAGTTCGCCGCCCGCGAAGGCATCGACGCCGCGTGGTTCACCGCGATGGGCGCGGTGCAAGATGCAGAGATCTGGTTCTACGACCAGGACGACCAGGAGTATCAGTCGGTCTCGTTCGACGAACCGCTCGAAGTCGCCTCCTGCGTCGGCAACATCTCGCTACTGGACGATGGGCACTTCGCACACACTCACGCCGTCCTCTCGCGTCGGAGCGGGCAGGCACTCGCTGGCCATCTCGACTCGGCGACGGTCTTCGCCGGTGAGGTCTTCCTCCGCGCGTTCGACGAACCCCTGGAACGCGAGCACGACGACGTGACCGACCTCGACCTGTGGCTGTGAGCCGATGAGACCGGACGACGAACGCTACTTCGCGCGCATCGAGGACCGGCTGGACGAGGCGTTCGAGCGCGCCGGGGCTGCCCGCGCACAGGGCCACGACCCCGCGACCGAAATCGAGATTCCCGTCGCGAAGGACATGGCCGACCGCGTCGAGAACATTCTGGGCATCCCGGACGTCGCCGAACGCGTCCGCGAACTCGAAGGCGAGATGTCCCGTGAGGAAGCCGCTCTCGAACTCGTCACCGACTTCGTCGAGGGCACCGTCGGCGACTACGACACCAAGGCCGGGAAGGTCGAAGGCGCGGTGCGAACCGCAGTGGCCCTGCTCACCGAGGGTGTCGTCGCCGCCCCTATCGAGGGCATCGACCGCGTCGAAATCCTCCAGAACGACGACGGCACGGAGTTCGTCAACGTCTACTACGCCGGGCCGATTCGCTCGGCGGGCGGGACCGCACAGGCACTCTCCGTGCTCGTCGCCGACTACGCTCGATCTCTTCTGGGCATCGACGAGTACAAGGCCAGAACGGAAGAGGTCGAACGCTACGCCGAGGAGGTCGCCCTCTACGACAAGGAGACGGGACTCCAGTATTCGCCGAAGGACAAGGAGACGAAGTTCATCGCCGAGCATATGCCCATCATGCTGGACGGGGAGGCCACTGGCGACGAGGAGGTCTCTGGCTTCCGCGACCTGGAACGCGTCGACACCAACTCCGCTCGCGGTGGGATGTGTCTCGTCCTCGCCGAGGGGATCGCGCTCAAGGCGCCGAAGATTCAGCGGTACACCCGCGGCCTCGACGAGGTCGACTGGCCGTGGCTCCAAGACCTCATCGACGGTACCTACTACGACGACGGCGCGGACGCCGAGGGTGACGCCGCCGACGCCGATGACGGCGACGACACCCAGGACGAGACCGACGAGACCGCCGTCGACGACGCGGACGCGGTCGACCCCGACCTCGGACCACAGGGACCGCCGCGCGTCGAACCCGCAAGCAAGTATCTCCGTG includes these proteins:
- a CDS encoding DUF7556 family protein, with the protein product MATDTTTVDVSAPEVMASVDSTSHSEELVIADITRDDAWLSLRASDAPTLDDWR
- a CDS encoding ABC transporter substrate-binding protein, yielding MTDSNSLSRRRFLQATGGAASAVALAGCTDGGDGGSTDETTADDGGQETSEPSDGGNENYLQYINSTVTTFDPVASTDEASANVISNIHQTLVHYPRGEPQTEALLAADYSVSEDGLTYTFTLNEATFHNGDAVTADDLVYSWERLAASENTRRSSFLLDVLGVEHETETTTNGDGEEVETYAPGTLAIEPVSETEVEVTLSQPFASALGMIAYNAFAVHPENIVGDVPGYEGTMEYTEFATSNPVGCGPYELENWEQGTSVDITAFDDYYGEGPVNDGVHWQIIEDPDAQWTYTMEKNADAFGIPTSKYDPSLVSVEETDDQGRELGTYGPVRNDSTLNYSGISELVTYYIGFNMAAVPKPVRQAFAYAVNRDVIINEVFKQRGESAFHLTPPAIYPGGANAYNEHVESEYPYGVNESQLDEARRVMEEAGYGPDNRYELQWTQYQSSTWESMANILRDQLASAYIDMQIESAPFATLTQRGRQGNLEVYTLGWGADYPAPDNFLQLLNPEETITGGDTAPISYLNWTEENGSAAQEATEAWQTILNNKAPTDEAAEARAEAAVTMEEANWEDIGFINLYHPKGESFWYDWIDYQPPGAMGAANVMEKDIELTGSRE
- a CDS encoding PPC domain-containing DNA-binding protein, coding for MNYREVTASREFVARLEHGADWREEIEEFAAREGIDAAWFTAMGAVQDAEIWFYDQDDQEYQSVSFDEPLEVASCVGNISLLDDGHFAHTHAVLSRRSGQALAGHLDSATVFAGEVFLRAFDEPLEREHDDVTDLDLWL